The proteins below come from a single Phocoena sinus isolate mPhoSin1 chromosome 2, mPhoSin1.pri, whole genome shotgun sequence genomic window:
- the MRPL46 gene encoding 39S ribosomal protein L46, mitochondrial isoform X1 yields MAGAVRLTVLGVARGWRQFEGPWTHSLGSRSLALAAAPSSSASPWRLLGALCLQRPPLVSKLLTPLQEEMEALLQQIEIERSLYSDHELRALDEAQKLAKKKSDLYGEEEDEQNILLLQDLEDMWEQKFLQFKPGARITEADVKNDRTSLHRKLDRNLILLVREKLGDQDVWMLPQAEWQPGETLRRTAERTLATLSENNMEAKFLGNAPCGHYKFKFPQAMRKESSLGAKIFFFKALLLTGDFLEAGKKGHHVWVSKEELGDYLKPKYLAQVRRFLLDL; encoded by the exons ATGGCGGGGGCTGTAAGGCTGACTGTATTAGGGGTGGCGAGGGGCTGGCGGCAGTTCGAGGGCCCCTGGACCCATAGTCTGGGTTCTCGCAGCTTGGCCCTTGCGGCCGCACCCTCGAGCAGCGCGTCTCCATGGCGCTTGCTGGGCGCGTTGTGCCTGCAGCGGCCACCGCTGGTCTCGAAGCTGCTGACCCCATTGCAGGAAGAGATGGAGGCTCTGCTACAGCAG ATCGAGATAGAGAGAAGCCTGTATTCAGACCATGAGCTTCGTGCTTTGGATGAAGCCCAGAAACTGGCAAAGAAGAAAAGCGACCTTTATGGTGAAGAAGAAGACGAGCAGAATATATTGCTGTTGCAGGATTTGGAAGACATGTGGGAGCAGAAATTCCTACAGTTCAAACCTGGAGCTCGAATAACAG AAGCCGATGTAAAGAATGACCGAACCTCATTGCACCGGAAGCTAGACAGGAACCTCATTCTGTTGGTCAGAGAGAAGCTTGGAGACCAGGACGTTTGGATGCTGCCCCAGGCAGAGTGGCAGCCCGGGGAGACCCTCCGCCGAACAGCTGAACGAACCCTGGCCACGCTCTCAG AGAACAACATGGAAGCCAAGTTCCTGGGAAATGCACCCTGTGGCCACTACAAGTTCAAGTTCCCCCAGGCAATGCGGAAAGAGAGCAGCCTTGGGGCCAAAATATTCTTCTTCAAAGCACTGCTGCTAACTGGAGACTTTCTCGAGGCTGGGAAGAAGGGCCATCATGTGTGGGTCAGTAAGGAGGAGCTGGGTGACTATTTGAAACCAAAATACCTGGCCCAGGTTAGGAGGTTTCTCTTGGACCTCTGA
- the MRPL46 gene encoding 39S ribosomal protein L46, mitochondrial isoform X2, with translation MALAGRVVPAAATAGLEAADPIAGRDGGSATAGGIEIEIERSLYSDHELRALDEAQKLAKKKSDLYGEEEDEQNILLLQDLEDMWEQKFLQFKPGARITEADVKNDRTSLHRKLDRNLILLVREKLGDQDVWMLPQAEWQPGETLRRTAERTLATLSENNMEAKFLGNAPCGHYKFKFPQAMRKESSLGAKIFFFKALLLTGDFLEAGKKGHHVWVSKEELGDYLKPKYLAQVRRFLLDL, from the exons ATGGCGCTTGCTGGGCGCGTTGTGCCTGCAGCGGCCACCGCTGGTCTCGAAGCTGCTGACCCCATTGCAGGAAGAGATGGAGGCTCTGCTACAGCAGGTGGGATTGAG ATCGAGATAGAGAGAAGCCTGTATTCAGACCATGAGCTTCGTGCTTTGGATGAAGCCCAGAAACTGGCAAAGAAGAAAAGCGACCTTTATGGTGAAGAAGAAGACGAGCAGAATATATTGCTGTTGCAGGATTTGGAAGACATGTGGGAGCAGAAATTCCTACAGTTCAAACCTGGAGCTCGAATAACAG AAGCCGATGTAAAGAATGACCGAACCTCATTGCACCGGAAGCTAGACAGGAACCTCATTCTGTTGGTCAGAGAGAAGCTTGGAGACCAGGACGTTTGGATGCTGCCCCAGGCAGAGTGGCAGCCCGGGGAGACCCTCCGCCGAACAGCTGAACGAACCCTGGCCACGCTCTCAG AGAACAACATGGAAGCCAAGTTCCTGGGAAATGCACCCTGTGGCCACTACAAGTTCAAGTTCCCCCAGGCAATGCGGAAAGAGAGCAGCCTTGGGGCCAAAATATTCTTCTTCAAAGCACTGCTGCTAACTGGAGACTTTCTCGAGGCTGGGAAGAAGGGCCATCATGTGTGGGTCAGTAAGGAGGAGCTGGGTGACTATTTGAAACCAAAATACCTGGCCCAGGTTAGGAGGTTTCTCTTGGACCTCTGA